One stretch of Anguilla anguilla isolate fAngAng1 chromosome 5, fAngAng1.pri, whole genome shotgun sequence DNA includes these proteins:
- the LOC118227659 gene encoding titin-like isoform X3, with product MSSTNERYPLNVFKKKDEDYPLYFPAVHYRDRLQWDSSTGLFSLSGLKMEDIGEYEVRNIDQNIITVFQLNVYKDNVPVSKPHVNVTRNEYRCTLLCTVDKGTRATLSWYREGEKESYGSSPVESAPHLHLLLPVERSGTYTCEAKNSVSNETASITVGAHCTETSMMRRPPCSVLK from the exons aTGAGCAGCACGAATGAGCGATATCCCTTAAAcgtctttaaaaagaaagatgaaGATTATCCTCTGTACTTTCCTGCTGTGCATTACAG agacagactgCAGTGGGACAGCAGCACTGgactcttctccctctctggaCTGAAGATGGAGGACATTGGAGAGTATGAAGTACGGAATATAGACCAGAACATAATAACCGTCTTCCAGCTGAATGTGTACA AGGACAACG TTCCTGTATCAAAACCCCATGTCAATGTCACTCGTAATGAATACCGCTGCACTCTGCTGTGCACTGTGGACAAAGGGACAAGAGCGACCCTGTCCTGgtacagagagggtgagaaggaGAGCTACGGCAGCTCCCCTGTGGAAAGTGCTCCACATCTGCATCTGCTTTTGCCTGTGGAGAGGAGCGGTACATACACCTGTGAGGCAAAGAACTCAGTCAGTAATGAGACGGCCTCAATCACTGTGGGGGCccactgcacag AAACCTCCATGATGAGGCGGCCTCCATGCTCTGTACTGAAATAA
- the LOC118227659 gene encoding uncharacterized protein LOC118227659 isoform X1, protein MSSTNERYPLNVFKKKDEDYPLYFPAVHYRDRLQWDSSTGLFSLSGLKMEDIGEYEVRNIDQNIITVFQLNVYKDNVPVSKPHVNVTRNEYRCTLLCTVDKGTRATLSWYREGEKESYGSSPVESAPHLHLLLPVERSGTYTCEAKNSVSNETASITVGAHCTDPVSPAVSITWITVAISIAVVAALIAVVCAVLCYCIRRKIRD, encoded by the exons aTGAGCAGCACGAATGAGCGATATCCCTTAAAcgtctttaaaaagaaagatgaaGATTATCCTCTGTACTTTCCTGCTGTGCATTACAG agacagactgCAGTGGGACAGCAGCACTGgactcttctccctctctggaCTGAAGATGGAGGACATTGGAGAGTATGAAGTACGGAATATAGACCAGAACATAATAACCGTCTTCCAGCTGAATGTGTACA AGGACAACG TTCCTGTATCAAAACCCCATGTCAATGTCACTCGTAATGAATACCGCTGCACTCTGCTGTGCACTGTGGACAAAGGGACAAGAGCGACCCTGTCCTGgtacagagagggtgagaaggaGAGCTACGGCAGCTCCCCTGTGGAAAGTGCTCCACATCTGCATCTGCTTTTGCCTGTGGAGAGGAGCGGTACATACACCTGTGAGGCAAAGAACTCAGTCAGTAATGAGACGGCCTCAATCACTGTGGGGGCccactgcacag ATCCTGTCT ctcctGCCG TTTCCATCACATGGATAACAGTTGCCATCAGTATCGCTGTTGTTGCCGCCCTCATTGCAgttgtctgtgctgttctgtgttacT